The DNA segment AAAAAGGATACAGCGTAAGACTTACAAAAGTAAGGTTATTGAGAATTAAAATCCGGCTCAGTTTATGGCTGTAAAACCACATAAAAAACTGATAAACAATAAAAAAAATAAATACATTGTGGGAGATCATCCATGCAACCCCAAGGGAAATCAAACTTAAAATAAGATATGCATACAAAAAATATTTCTGCTTGATAAAACTCTGAATTCTTGTTCTGAAAGGCTTTACAAGATGATCCTTTTCAAAATCATAAAACTGGTTGATAATGCCTCCTGCCAGAATTGTAAGTACGGTACAGAAAATAATACCGTGAACTTTAAAATCAAAGACGAATTTTCTGAAACTTTCATCCTGGTTAAAGAGAAAAAAAGTAGAAACATAAAGGGCTAAAGTAAGGAGTGCCGCAACAAAAAAGCGAGCTCCCAAAAGAAAGCCCACAAATTGTGAAAATCTGTAAATAATAGATTTTTTGACGTATTTTTTTTCCTGGAAATTTTCTTTTTCAGAATTCATTTCCAACTGTTTAGAATCTGTAAATCACTTCTTTATTAAAGCCGTCAAGCATTTTTTCCGCTTTTTCGTAATCTTTGGTAAAACCTAAAATATAACCACCGCCACCGCTTCCGCAGAGCTTTAAATAATATGCATTAGAATCAAGGCCTTTTTTCCACACATTAAATAAACTTTCAGGAATCATGGGTCTGAAATGTTCATATGCCCAATGAGAAAGTTTT comes from the Chryseobacterium nepalense genome and includes:
- a CDS encoding UbiA family prenyltransferase, with product MNSEKENFQEKKYVKKSIIYRFSQFVGFLLGARFFVAALLTLALYVSTFFLFNQDESFRKFVFDFKVHGIIFCTVLTILAGGIINQFYDFEKDHLVKPFRTRIQSFIKQKYFLYAYLILSLISLGVAWMISHNVFIFFIVYQFFMWFYSHKLSRILILNNLTFVSLTLYPFFGMMVYYQTFSKKVLLMAVFLFLILLCIDIVKDTLTKRVDETFGYTTIPTYFDIKTVNGIIVSLLIVTIAVSMKLILKTGIAGFMAYYFAVGLFVFILCIYLIINSSRQNKFFTINILRFWVFAGIIAMLLSGLEGKL